One segment of Desulfonatronum thiosulfatophilum DNA contains the following:
- a CDS encoding M48 family metallopeptidase gives MDFFESQERARRRSGLMVVLFIAATAGIVLTVYLLVFLLLMVEAPTAASAWREFLAMAEFLVLLGVVILFIIGSGTLFKMAQLRRGGAAVAELLGGRLLSPDSSHPDERKVLNVVEEMAIASGVPVPPVYFLDQESGINAFAAGQTPGDAVIGLTNGSARLLTRSELQAVIGHEFSHILNGDMRLNIRLMSVIHGLIILGLAGRMMLRMAVYSGGRSRDRKGSALPLVAGVGFIIVGSLGMFFGSMIKAAISRQREYLADASAVQFTRDAQAMAGVLKKIGVLSQGSRLEHQNAAQASHMFFAQGVGGFMNSLFATHPPLEERIRRVDPRWDGTYPALNEHVSPGVRDDRHAPREDFAFSGLAPAAPAEPAGAARAPRAADLTATVGQLDEAHVAHAQQLKRRIPPHLVEAAHDPVHVFAVMFALLLDKDDVVAGRQLDAIGAGFGTILKQDVLNFAAANVRPELRLPLLDLCFPALRRMPFDRYPVFQDTLQAMIKADGRVGLFEWAVHRAVLRHLEPSFEIRKSHVFGHVALHQAVLEISLILSSLAHVGARPEDVSMAFAKGAEELGLPGLSLRSEEECAIQALDQALEKLNRLRESSKRDLITACSEVIVADGMVSISQAEVLRAVCDALECPMPPLLPGQTVQE, from the coding sequence ATGGATTTCTTCGAGAGTCAGGAACGGGCCCGCCGCAGAAGCGGCCTGATGGTCGTGCTGTTTATTGCGGCTACGGCAGGGATCGTGCTCACGGTCTACCTGCTGGTGTTCTTGTTGTTGATGGTCGAGGCGCCGACAGCGGCTTCGGCATGGCGCGAATTTCTGGCCATGGCCGAGTTTTTGGTCCTGCTGGGCGTGGTGATCCTCTTTATCATCGGTTCCGGCACCCTGTTCAAGATGGCCCAGTTGCGCCGGGGCGGGGCAGCCGTTGCCGAATTGTTGGGCGGTCGCCTCTTGTCTCCGGACAGCAGCCATCCCGACGAACGCAAGGTGCTGAACGTGGTGGAGGAAATGGCCATTGCTTCCGGCGTGCCGGTTCCGCCGGTTTATTTTCTCGACCAGGAAAGCGGCATCAACGCCTTTGCCGCGGGGCAGACGCCCGGCGACGCCGTGATCGGCCTGACCAACGGCAGCGCCAGGCTCTTGACCCGTTCGGAACTGCAGGCCGTAATCGGGCATGAATTCAGCCATATCCTGAACGGCGACATGCGGTTGAACATTCGCTTGATGAGCGTGATCCACGGTCTGATCATTCTCGGTCTGGCCGGGCGAATGATGCTGCGCATGGCCGTTTACAGCGGAGGGCGCTCCCGGGACCGCAAAGGGTCCGCCTTGCCTCTGGTTGCGGGCGTCGGGTTCATTATTGTCGGTTCCTTGGGCATGTTTTTCGGCAGCATGATCAAGGCGGCGATTTCCCGGCAACGGGAGTATCTTGCCGATGCCTCGGCCGTGCAGTTCACCAGGGATGCCCAGGCCATGGCCGGAGTGCTGAAAAAGATCGGCGTCCTGTCCCAGGGATCACGGCTGGAACACCAAAACGCGGCCCAGGCCAGCCACATGTTTTTCGCCCAGGGCGTGGGAGGGTTCATGAATTCCCTGTTCGCCACCCATCCGCCCCTGGAGGAACGCATCCGGCGGGTGGATCCGCGCTGGGACGGAACGTATCCGGCCTTGAACGAACATGTTTCGCCTGGAGTACGGGACGACCGGCATGCACCCCGGGAGGATTTCGCCTTCTCCGGGCTGGCCCCGGCCGCTCCCGCCGAACCGGCCGGCGCGGCTCGTGCTCCCCGGGCCGCGGATTTGACCGCCACGGTGGGGCAGCTGGACGAGGCCCATGTGGCCCACGCCCAACAGCTCAAGCGCCGAATCCCTCCGCATCTTGTGGAGGCCGCTCATGACCCCGTCCACGTCTTCGCCGTAATGTTCGCCCTGTTGCTGGACAAGGACGATGTCGTGGCCGGCAGGCAGCTGGATGCCATTGGCGCGGGATTCGGAACGATCCTGAAACAAGACGTCCTCAACTTCGCCGCCGCGAATGTCCGGCCGGAGCTGCGGTTGCCGCTCCTGGACCTGTGCTTTCCGGCCCTGCGCCGAATGCCCTTTGACCGCTATCCGGTCTTTCAGGACACGCTGCAGGCCATGATCAAGGCCGATGGACGGGTGGGTCTCTTCGAATGGGCCGTGCACCGCGCCGTGCTGCGCCATCTGGAGCCCTCCTTCGAAATCCGAAAGTCCCACGTGTTCGGCCATGTGGCGCTGCACCAGGCCGTGTTGGAAATCTCGCTGATTCTCTCATCCCTGGCCCATGTGGGCGCCAGGCCTGAAGACGTGTCCATGGCCTTTGCCAAGGGAGCAGAGGAGCTAGGTCTGCCCGGCCTTTCTCTGCGTTCCGAAGAAGAATGCGCCATTCAAGCCCTGGACCAGGCCCTGGAAAAGCTGAACCGGCTCCGGGAGTCATCCAAAAGGGATCTGATTACGGCCTGCTCCGAAGTGATCGTGGCGGACGGGATGGTCAGCATCTCGCAGGCGGAAGTGCTGCGGGCCGTCTGCGACGCCCTGGAATGCCCGATGCCGCCGTTGCTGCCGGGGCAGACGGTTCAGGAGTAG
- a CDS encoding type II toxin-antitoxin system RelE family toxin yields the protein MTYSISIKRSAAKSLENIPKPDRLRIIEAIDFLRENSSAGSVLKGEFSGLRRIRVGMYRVVYEVQDTQLTILIVRIGHRRGVYR from the coding sequence GTGACCTACTCAATCTCGATTAAACGAAGTGCTGCAAAGTCACTCGAGAACATCCCCAAACCCGACCGACTACGCATCATCGAAGCGATTGATTTTCTGCGGGAAAATTCTAGCGCCGGATCTGTCTTGAAGGGCGAGTTCTCCGGATTGCGTCGGATACGGGTTGGCATGTACCGAGTCGTGTATGAAGTCCAGGATACACAATTGACGATTTTAATCGTACGGATTGGTCATCGACGCGGGGTTTATCGCTGA